Proteins encoded within one genomic window of Bacillus thuringiensis:
- a CDS encoding sensor histidine kinase — protein sequence MRLRIQLLLMNLLSTSIMVIAIWYSETKMLLEPEQTRLLTVIAFVAFIISTVIYWLMTRPIMRSIQNLIKLTKQFSDRHFETMYIIGQEPREFKELATAFQQMAKKLEEGFTKLEEQENSRKELITNISHDLRTPMASMQMMIEALQDNLIEDPEMKKQYLATVLKEIERLNGLINDLFDLSKLEFEQVDFHPSFTHLDKVLLEVLESHSVLLGDKQIHVQLDVPDTLPRLLIMPCKIERVIGNLLHNAIRYSPISGTIELTVVENKLTQKVQFTLRDEGIGISPNDQLRVFERFFRTDRSRSSQSGGSGLGLAIAKSLIEMHKGEIGVRNRADGKQGSEFWFTLPITSEKNKTAERLL from the coding sequence ATGAGATTACGTATTCAATTGTTACTCATGAATCTATTAAGTACCAGTATTATGGTAATTGCTATATGGTATAGTGAGACCAAAATGTTACTTGAACCGGAACAAACGCGGTTATTAACAGTAATTGCATTTGTGGCATTCATTATTTCAACGGTTATTTATTGGTTAATGACACGCCCTATCATGAGATCTATACAAAATTTAATAAAATTGACGAAACAATTTAGTGATAGACACTTTGAAACAATGTATATAATTGGGCAAGAACCACGTGAGTTTAAAGAATTAGCAACAGCCTTTCAACAGATGGCAAAAAAATTAGAAGAAGGGTTTACTAAGTTAGAGGAGCAGGAAAACTCTCGTAAGGAGCTAATTACCAATATCTCACACGACTTACGAACACCTATGGCTAGCATGCAAATGATGATAGAAGCATTACAAGATAACCTGATTGAAGATCCTGAAATGAAAAAGCAATACTTAGCAACGGTTTTAAAAGAAATAGAAAGATTAAATGGATTAATTAACGACTTATTTGATCTTTCAAAGTTAGAGTTTGAGCAAGTAGATTTTCACCCAAGTTTCACACATTTAGATAAAGTTCTATTAGAGGTATTAGAGTCACATTCTGTCTTATTAGGCGACAAACAAATCCATGTGCAATTGGATGTCCCTGATACATTACCTCGACTTTTGATTATGCCTTGTAAAATAGAAAGGGTCATAGGTAATTTATTACATAATGCAATTCGATATTCTCCTATCTCTGGAACAATTGAGTTGACTGTAGTGGAAAATAAACTAACTCAAAAGGTCCAATTCACTTTGCGGGATGAAGGAATAGGAATTTCTCCAAATGATCAATTACGTGTATTTGAACGTTTTTTTAGAACAGACCGATCAAGAAGTTCACAATCTGGAGGTTCCGGACTTGGATTAGCCATTGCAAAATCATTAATTGAAATGCACAAAGGGGAAATTGGTGTAAGGAATCGCGCAGATGGTAAGCAGGGAAGTGAATTTTGGTTCACTCTTCCCATCACATCCGAAAAAAATAAGACAGCTGAAAGACTTTTGTAA
- a CDS encoding DM13 domain-containing protein, which yields MKRKYVWLIGSLIIVLGILWSLFRPEKLFIDKHVNESLPQAEIQSTEIKQQSDRVIREGQFQNGVHETAGTAKIHQLADGKRVLRLSNFATSNGPDVRVVLVPTNRLKNNEDVKNYKYIELGKLKGNKGDQNYEIPEGIDVNEYGSVSVWCKKFNENFGAVYFNN from the coding sequence ATGAAAAGAAAATATGTATGGCTTATAGGTAGTTTGATAATTGTATTGGGGATTTTATGGTCATTGTTCCGACCAGAGAAATTATTTATTGATAAGCACGTAAATGAATCATTGCCACAAGCAGAGATACAATCAACTGAAATAAAGCAACAAAGTGATCGAGTAATAAGGGAAGGTCAGTTTCAAAACGGTGTCCATGAAACAGCCGGAACGGCAAAAATTCACCAATTAGCGGATGGAAAACGTGTTTTACGACTTTCTAATTTTGCAACATCTAATGGGCCAGATGTACGAGTTGTATTAGTTCCTACAAATCGTTTGAAAAATAATGAAGACGTGAAAAACTATAAGTATATTGAATTAGGAAAATTAAAGGGAAATAAAGGAGACCAAAACTACGAAATTCCTGAAGGGATAGATGTAAATGAATATGGTTCGGTTTCTGTTTGGTGTAAAAAATTTAATGAAAACTTTGGTGCGGTTTATTTTAATAATTAA
- a CDS encoding binary toxin-like calcium binding domain-containing protein encodes MKQLRPAISVLGSVSMALTLASPALADVKQPNPGATVEIFKENANAKKEDKNFTLGSDGEIGSLITQNIEMVNNDWDKDGISNDLEINGYKIEFNSQTGKNEAKAWDPEKDKGKPKFISNPMNANTDGDPFTDMYEVENYNNDSDTNFNPIVANIPNLQIGVKRIEVIPIATITDNNGGSVSRGWEKSVSTQHSFNVGLSGSGGVEGSAAGPVPSGSVSANVGYGYSKTTTETESYTNNFDWSTATTVDTANAAKLRVHLEYKNVGTASAENVSPHFNIRLGNKIINTVKATQDRYKANYLSTEKGGRNKTEVVIDSLEGQADANIVLSLDELKAVEQGELLSIEVLPTSTMDLSIEKGEEIMHLGDSGRYESRVNAATEQLETDIGNIPKFRVYTPKDKSLADKPVLSYNEVFQHVNIDTKKVNHIVNKAKNTNNVSVVSANNGTDALNDLKAGQGDRGYLHKDSVHGAFAKLQQPTLVEGSYDSVTQKIRATILPGLFGVSKEIPTTYNKKWYAPSQTVTLVKRENGFTYESRENIHPIKSEIAAHRKVTFEINDAHNLTPIQKIDTEIKANKEFEDYVVDNSGEFVTEGVPYTVASYGNTAYWGSHHAGNKWEYLWSEKSSDEKVNVIIERVGQPKPGKPIKKDEEVLIKFQNPIYADYAYLKLQDSYIHLDQKQNASTFKFNHAYPKNFTGHHKQWNILSNGNKLKVGYLIDYMKYGNGENGTDTIAWNLSRVQ; translated from the coding sequence ATGAAACAATTGAGGCCAGCAATTAGTGTATTAGGTAGTGTATCGATGGCACTGACTCTAGCATCTCCTGCTTTAGCAGATGTAAAACAACCGAATCCAGGAGCTACAGTTGAAATATTCAAAGAGAATGCAAATGCAAAAAAAGAAGATAAGAATTTCACGCTCGGATCTGATGGGGAGATAGGTTCGCTCATTACACAAAACATTGAAATGGTAAACAATGATTGGGACAAAGATGGTATTTCTAACGACTTAGAGATTAATGGATATAAAATTGAATTCAATTCACAAACTGGAAAAAATGAAGCGAAAGCATGGGATCCTGAGAAGGATAAAGGGAAACCAAAATTTATATCGAATCCTATGAATGCAAATACCGATGGTGATCCTTTTACTGATATGTATGAGGTTGAGAATTATAACAACGATTCTGATACTAATTTCAATCCGATAGTTGCCAACATACCTAATTTGCAAATTGGTGTCAAACGAATTGAAGTAATTCCTATTGCAACCATTACGGATAATAATGGCGGATCAGTTAGCAGAGGATGGGAAAAAAGTGTATCTACACAACATTCATTTAATGTAGGTTTAAGTGGTTCAGGTGGTGTAGAAGGCTCAGCAGCCGGCCCTGTTCCTTCCGGAAGTGTTTCAGCAAATGTGGGATATGGATATTCAAAAACAACTACGGAAACGGAGAGTTATACAAATAATTTTGATTGGTCTACTGCAACAACTGTGGATACAGCGAACGCAGCAAAATTACGTGTACATTTGGAATATAAGAATGTAGGAACAGCATCTGCTGAAAATGTTTCCCCACATTTTAATATTCGTTTAGGAAACAAAATTATTAATACTGTAAAGGCAACACAAGATCGTTATAAAGCAAACTATTTAAGTACAGAAAAAGGTGGACGGAATAAAACAGAAGTAGTAATTGACAGTTTAGAAGGACAAGCAGATGCAAATATTGTCTTATCTTTGGATGAATTAAAAGCTGTTGAACAAGGGGAACTTCTTTCGATTGAAGTTTTACCTACAAGTACAATGGATTTATCTATTGAAAAAGGTGAAGAAATTATGCATTTGGGGGATTCAGGGAGATATGAGTCTAGAGTGAATGCAGCTACTGAACAATTAGAAACAGATATAGGAAATATACCAAAGTTTAGGGTATATACTCCTAAAGACAAATCCCTTGCTGATAAGCCAGTGTTATCCTATAACGAAGTTTTTCAACATGTAAATATAGATACGAAAAAAGTAAATCATATTGTAAACAAGGCTAAAAATACTAATAACGTATCAGTGGTTTCAGCTAATAATGGAACTGATGCATTAAACGATTTAAAAGCGGGACAGGGAGATCGCGGTTATTTACATAAAGACTCTGTACACGGTGCTTTTGCAAAACTTCAGCAACCAACATTAGTAGAAGGTAGTTATGATTCTGTGACTCAAAAGATTAGGGCAACAATTTTACCTGGTTTATTTGGAGTTAGTAAAGAGATTCCTACTACGTATAACAAGAAATGGTATGCTCCGTCACAAACAGTAACACTAGTTAAACGTGAGAATGGATTTACATATGAGTCTAGAGAAAATATACACCCTATTAAATCTGAAATTGCTGCGCACCGAAAAGTTACATTTGAAATCAATGACGCACACAATTTAACGCCTATACAAAAGATTGATACTGAAATTAAAGCTAATAAAGAATTTGAAGATTATGTAGTAGATAATTCAGGTGAATTTGTTACAGAAGGAGTTCCTTATACTGTGGCCTCATATGGAAATACAGCTTATTGGGGAAGTCATCATGCCGGGAATAAATGGGAGTATCTTTGGTCTGAAAAATCTAGCGATGAAAAAGTGAATGTAATTATTGAAAGAGTAGGTCAACCTAAACCTGGAAAGCCAATTAAAAAGGATGAAGAGGTATTAATTAAATTTCAAAATCCTATTTATGCAGATTATGCATATTTAAAACTTCAAGATAGTTATATCCATTTAGATCAAAAACAGAACGCAAGTACTTTTAAATTTAATCATGCATATCCAAAGAATTTCACTGGACACCATAAGCAATGGAACATACTATCTAATGGAAACAAGTTAAAGGTAGGATATTTAATCGATTATATGAAATATGGTAATGGAGAGAATGGGACTGATACTATAGCATGGAATCTATCAAGAGTTCAGTAA
- a CDS encoding response regulator transcription factor produces MKKRILIVEDEENIREVCKRYLEREEYEVYTAVNGKEGWDLFLTHQPDLIILDLMMPKKDGWELCEEIRQQSNVPIIMLTAKGEERDRILGLTMGADDYLTKPFSPRELVLRVQIILRRGSHVPIQAKESLLEVIEFPDLKIYPKTRYVLVCDKEVELTVKEFEVLYLMAKHPKQVFSRSQLLELIWDFGHEGASNTVTVLVSRLREKLEKHTIKNRWIHTVWGIGYRFEPNGGNET; encoded by the coding sequence ATGAAGAAAAGAATTTTAATTGTAGAAGATGAAGAAAATATTCGAGAAGTATGCAAACGGTATTTAGAAAGAGAAGAATATGAAGTTTATACCGCTGTAAATGGTAAAGAAGGTTGGGATTTATTTCTTACACATCAACCAGATTTAATTATATTAGATTTAATGATGCCAAAAAAAGATGGATGGGAATTATGCGAGGAAATTCGTCAACAGTCAAATGTCCCTATTATTATGTTAACTGCTAAGGGAGAGGAAAGGGATCGAATTTTAGGCTTAACAATGGGGGCAGATGATTATTTAACCAAGCCATTTTCCCCTCGTGAATTAGTATTAAGGGTTCAAATTATACTAAGAAGAGGAAGTCATGTACCAATACAAGCGAAAGAATCCTTGTTGGAAGTAATAGAGTTTCCAGATTTAAAAATATATCCAAAGACAAGATATGTACTTGTTTGTGATAAGGAAGTGGAGTTAACGGTGAAAGAGTTTGAGGTACTTTATCTCATGGCAAAGCATCCAAAACAAGTATTTTCTCGCTCGCAGCTTCTTGAATTAATTTGGGATTTTGGACATGAAGGGGCATCAAACACAGTTACCGTATTAGTGAGTCGTTTACGTGAAAAGCTCGAGAAGCATACGATAAAGAATCGTTGGATTCATACGGTTTGGGGTATAGGATATCGCTTTGAGCCAAATGGAGGAAATGAAACATGA